A single window of Archangium gephyra DNA harbors:
- a CDS encoding MYXO-CTERM sorting domain-containing protein yields the protein MRLLSLCVLAGGVMFAAARAHADWRTDLSVKEQPNHLLEVWGPGHFSVGFGEGAYLFVDGGLTRQTDGGSPAGIYHQQPEDCFVSVSQEPGGNRSAVGADGGPCGPNGLPLVPDDGQVVRMKHAQDGGAVAVVAFGSGDKVAYASTRSAYDSSSFYSVPLSGTTLRPSGVLGVARVGSAVYGLLGSTLTNSNVNWIDLNNPTWLEPRSQAGLPSAVVQAIEVFSAGEPARPYAVVGTQHALLQGSLASTPEPIRPVLQLGDDAGVLGVSMNVGAGSAAGRGFGMAIVGLSDGGREVLSPVPSLSATDAGTVWRVRSVPKFVTEAPLMAVACAEASYCVFSADKADGGNLFVYTNDASPELSVLVSDGGVVDAGTSGTESVVMLDEGGRYQLTFSAKDLDGDPVLVTAPPPGGSTGGWTAVRNAGQLPGELAVWDVTTAPACESRMLGSFTVSASDGLARHDAIETVNVYVKHAQSPEPPTVVFADGGTLPSSGAVSQLLPGGPPLTLRMVGGGTTAAGCVLHPKWEPLFSGTGVPSLAQDGGTAVITPPDKFCSPTAGSFGFQLSVTDDGGLSNARTFSVSMAPWGSRPNAVFDAGSSEELEAGESRVLEPLHPIHVCMDGTSPAPEVATEWHLTLPDGSAPGDGITFRDEGTRFVVATPECIDADLVVTARHQLVSAEDLTGPVSQHHLRVRAALRDFDEGSLLLDPEVSASGELRVDVDSNLNCPTRRGLRAEVWLERQDGGVLMVPEKVSIPGTWKVPLGTGCGRPLLLKGVMEDDGGQRSTVLQQEVSTLRVDAGLAPLPEGAALVARCGEQARATLTQTFPPGTCQTPEVTWVQERDGGPALEQDVLSGATVSLATRETGLDSLVGKSVRMQVTASAGPDNEVSHQLTVPITVEPFVRVRRRTELPAVSETGLVGVSVDLFNTTSCGVTGVSYVERLEGLTYVEGSAKFDGQSIEATWESGALTVTGLTLAGESTGKLTYVARPHLVGDRRMEGDAFLGTEVISMREPPGPQVPDTGCGCSGSGPGPVLFALGALVAAVRRRRTRPTGRS from the coding sequence GTGCGGCTCCTGTCCCTGTGCGTGCTGGCGGGAGGGGTGATGTTCGCCGCCGCCAGGGCGCATGCCGACTGGCGCACGGACCTGTCCGTGAAGGAGCAACCCAACCACCTCCTCGAGGTGTGGGGGCCGGGGCACTTCTCGGTTGGCTTCGGAGAAGGGGCGTACCTGTTCGTGGACGGGGGCCTCACGCGGCAAACCGATGGGGGCTCGCCTGCCGGCATCTATCACCAGCAGCCCGAGGACTGCTTCGTCTCCGTCAGCCAGGAGCCAGGGGGGAACCGGAGCGCGGTGGGGGCGGATGGGGGCCCGTGCGGACCCAACGGACTCCCCCTCGTCCCAGACGATGGCCAGGTCGTGCGGATGAAGCACGCGCAGGATGGCGGAGCCGTGGCGGTGGTGGCGTTTGGCTCGGGTGACAAGGTGGCCTACGCATCGACCAGGAGCGCCTACGACTCCTCTTCCTTCTATTCGGTTCCCCTCTCTGGCACGACGCTGCGCCCCAGTGGTGTGCTCGGGGTGGCGCGGGTGGGCAGCGCGGTCTATGGACTCCTTGGCTCGACGCTGACCAATTCGAACGTCAACTGGATCGATCTCAACAATCCCACCTGGCTGGAGCCCCGGAGCCAGGCGGGTTTGCCGTCCGCCGTCGTGCAGGCGATCGAGGTGTTCTCCGCTGGCGAGCCGGCGAGGCCCTATGCCGTGGTGGGTACCCAGCACGCGCTGCTGCAGGGCTCGCTGGCTTCCACCCCGGAGCCGATCCGGCCGGTCCTCCAGCTCGGGGATGATGCGGGCGTGCTCGGTGTCTCCATGAACGTGGGCGCTGGAAGCGCCGCCGGACGGGGCTTTGGCATGGCCATCGTGGGGTTGTCGGACGGTGGCAGAGAGGTGCTGAGTCCGGTCCCCTCGCTCTCGGCGACGGATGCGGGGACGGTGTGGCGGGTCAGGAGTGTTCCGAAGTTCGTCACGGAGGCTCCCTTGATGGCGGTGGCCTGCGCGGAGGCGAGCTACTGCGTCTTCTCCGCCGACAAGGCCGATGGGGGCAACCTCTTCGTCTACACCAACGACGCGAGCCCGGAGCTGTCCGTCCTGGTCTCGGACGGAGGCGTGGTGGACGCCGGGACCTCCGGGACGGAGAGCGTGGTGATGCTCGACGAGGGCGGGCGCTACCAGCTCACCTTCTCGGCGAAGGATCTGGATGGAGATCCAGTGCTGGTGACGGCTCCGCCGCCGGGCGGGTCCACGGGGGGATGGACGGCGGTGCGCAACGCCGGACAGCTGCCGGGGGAGCTCGCGGTCTGGGACGTCACCACCGCTCCCGCCTGCGAGTCCCGGATGCTGGGGAGCTTCACGGTCTCCGCCTCGGATGGACTGGCGCGGCATGATGCGATCGAGACCGTCAACGTGTACGTGAAACACGCGCAGTCGCCGGAGCCGCCCACGGTGGTGTTCGCCGATGGGGGCACGCTCCCGAGCAGCGGGGCCGTGAGCCAGTTGCTCCCGGGGGGGCCTCCCCTGACGCTGCGGATGGTCGGCGGTGGCACGACGGCCGCGGGCTGCGTGCTCCATCCGAAATGGGAGCCGCTCTTCTCGGGCACGGGGGTTCCATCGCTGGCGCAGGATGGGGGCACCGCCGTGATCACGCCGCCGGACAAGTTCTGTTCTCCGACGGCCGGGAGCTTCGGTTTCCAGCTCAGCGTGACGGATGACGGAGGCCTCTCCAACGCCCGGACGTTCAGCGTGAGCATGGCTCCCTGGGGCAGCAGGCCGAACGCGGTCTTCGACGCGGGCTCGAGCGAAGAGCTCGAGGCGGGCGAGTCGCGGGTCCTCGAGCCCCTCCACCCCATCCACGTGTGCATGGATGGAACGTCTCCCGCCCCGGAGGTGGCCACCGAATGGCACCTGACGCTGCCGGATGGCAGCGCACCGGGTGACGGCATCACGTTCCGGGATGAGGGCACGCGGTTCGTGGTGGCCACGCCGGAATGCATCGATGCGGACCTGGTGGTCACCGCCCGGCACCAGCTGGTGTCCGCCGAGGACCTCACCGGTCCGGTTTCGCAACACCACCTGCGCGTCCGTGCCGCGTTGAGGGACTTCGACGAGGGCTCGCTCCTGCTCGATCCCGAAGTGAGCGCCTCGGGTGAGCTGCGAGTGGACGTGGATTCGAATCTCAACTGTCCCACGCGTCGTGGACTGCGCGCGGAGGTGTGGCTCGAGCGCCAGGATGGCGGCGTCCTGATGGTGCCGGAGAAGGTGTCCATCCCCGGGACCTGGAAGGTTCCCCTGGGGACGGGGTGCGGCCGGCCCCTGCTGTTGAAGGGAGTGATGGAGGACGACGGAGGCCAGCGGTCCACGGTGCTCCAGCAGGAGGTCTCGACACTCCGGGTGGACGCGGGGCTGGCGCCGCTGCCGGAAGGGGCGGCCCTGGTCGCCCGGTGTGGAGAGCAGGCCCGCGCCACACTGACCCAGACCTTCCCGCCGGGCACCTGCCAGACGCCGGAGGTCACCTGGGTACAGGAGCGGGATGGAGGCCCCGCGCTCGAGCAGGACGTGCTGTCGGGCGCGACGGTGTCGCTGGCCACTCGGGAGACCGGGTTGGACTCGCTGGTGGGCAAGTCGGTGCGGATGCAGGTGACGGCGAGCGCGGGCCCGGACAACGAGGTCTCGCATCAGCTGACCGTGCCCATCACCGTGGAGCCCTTCGTGAGGGTGCGCCGCCGCACCGAGCTGCCCGCCGTCTCGGAGACGGGGCTCGTCGGCGTCTCGGTGGACCTCTTCAACACCACCTCCTGCGGGGTGACGGGCGTGAGCTACGTGGAGCGCCTGGAGGGCCTGACGTACGTGGAGGGCAGCGCGAAGTTCGATGGCCAGTCCATCGAGGCCACCTGGGAGTCGGGGGCGCTCACCGTGACGGGGTTGACCCTGGCGGGCGAGAGCACCGGGAAGCTCACCTACGTGGCGCGTCCGCACCTGGTGGGCGATCGCCGCATGGAGGGCGATGCCTTCCTGGGCACCGAGGTCATCTCGATGCGGGAGCCCCCGGGGCCCCAGGTGCCGGACACCGGCTGTGGCTGCTCCGGCTCGGGTCCGGGCCCGGTGCTGTTCGCGCTCGGGGCCCTGGTGGCGGCCGTGCGCCGCCGCCGCACGCGTCCTACAGGCCGAAGCTGA
- a CDS encoding DUF4388 domain-containing protein, whose protein sequence is MWNKPAASGPGRRPPPEWSLSGDLKNTSVPRLLNAYYEARHSGELKLKQGSVLKVVYFEAGRPVYAASNLAHERFARFCVRRGVLPEAKLQAVVTLAREQNLRTSEAMMRLGLLDARKYPQLIEEQVKEILWSTFSWTEGAYGFSPTRPPRLGLVKLSVFPGDLILEGVLRSEPLETLRQHMPRTRRLFPAAAPPYGLHELKLKGPQALLLAYTDGSKTVADLLSITELPERGVLATLRGLELIGVLEERRDEPGTTNRSRISFGL, encoded by the coding sequence GTGTGGAACAAGCCGGCCGCGTCCGGCCCCGGCCGCCGTCCCCCGCCCGAGTGGTCGCTCTCCGGAGACCTGAAGAACACCAGCGTTCCCCGGCTGCTCAACGCCTACTACGAGGCGCGCCACAGCGGAGAGCTCAAGCTCAAGCAGGGCTCCGTGCTGAAGGTCGTCTACTTCGAGGCGGGCCGTCCGGTGTACGCGGCCTCCAACCTCGCCCACGAGCGGTTCGCCCGCTTCTGCGTGCGCCGGGGCGTGCTGCCGGAGGCGAAGCTGCAGGCGGTGGTCACCCTCGCCCGCGAGCAGAACCTCCGCACCAGCGAGGCGATGATGCGCCTGGGCTTGCTGGATGCGCGCAAGTACCCCCAGCTCATCGAGGAGCAGGTGAAGGAGATCCTCTGGTCCACCTTCTCGTGGACCGAGGGAGCCTACGGCTTCAGCCCCACGCGTCCGCCGCGCCTGGGCCTGGTGAAGCTGTCGGTGTTCCCCGGGGATCTCATCCTCGAGGGCGTGCTGCGCTCCGAGCCGCTGGAGACGTTGCGCCAGCACATGCCACGCACGCGCCGGCTCTTCCCCGCGGCGGCCCCGCCCTACGGATTGCACGAGCTGAAGCTCAAGGGGCCGCAGGCGCTGCTGCTGGCCTACACGGACGGCAGCAAGACGGTGGCGGACCTGCTGAGCATCACGGAGCTGCCCGAGCGCGGCGTGCTGGCCACGCTGCGGGGCCTGGAGCTGATCGGCGTGCTGGAGGAGCGGCGCGACGAGCCGGGCACCACCAACCGCAGCCGCATCAGCTTCGGCCTGTAG
- a CDS encoding response regulator transcription factor, translating to MARLLIVEDHPELASLMVAAAESRGHEATAVHTGEAALALLRPAAFHAAVVDLLLPDMRGSAVLSALRDHAIPAVAVSGVFKGDRFAREATEVHGARAFFEKPFELLQLLESVEQLCGLTRPLPPPPSGEDEDEVVVFEDAALLDMDDEPVFTSPEDEPGFTSSDDEPVFSSPAEEHAPVIEGLALVEEAQDPMGGEAPAEVEATPEPEPGPGPDEQAPAFAQGARPVTLKTEDLEELEGLEELASDDKTPTMALSSEELEALDALAQQIEEAPAPPPSAEELQALEALEPTVERATPLPSAEELEALEALAPATEAPAPPPPPRPSRRWRRSRPPPRRQHRPRSRRRPRIPSPGSPCPSESARRCGTSRPRPAPAAVPRPSGRSPET from the coding sequence ATGGCGCGACTGCTGATCGTCGAGGATCACCCCGAACTCGCCTCCCTCATGGTCGCCGCGGCCGAAAGCCGCGGCCATGAGGCCACGGCCGTCCATACCGGCGAGGCCGCGCTCGCCCTCTTGCGCCCGGCGGCCTTCCATGCCGCGGTGGTGGACCTGCTGCTGCCCGACATGAGGGGCAGCGCCGTGCTCTCCGCGCTCCGGGACCACGCCATCCCCGCCGTCGCCGTCAGCGGCGTCTTCAAGGGAGACCGCTTCGCCCGCGAGGCCACCGAGGTCCACGGCGCCCGCGCCTTCTTCGAGAAACCCTTCGAGCTGCTGCAACTGCTGGAGTCCGTCGAGCAGCTGTGCGGCCTCACCCGTCCCCTGCCGCCCCCTCCCTCCGGCGAGGACGAGGACGAGGTGGTCGTCTTCGAGGACGCCGCGCTGCTGGACATGGACGACGAGCCCGTCTTCACCTCTCCCGAGGACGAGCCGGGCTTCACCTCCAGCGACGACGAGCCCGTCTTCAGCTCCCCTGCCGAGGAGCACGCCCCCGTCATCGAGGGGCTCGCGCTCGTCGAGGAGGCCCAGGATCCCATGGGCGGCGAAGCCCCGGCCGAGGTGGAGGCCACACCCGAGCCCGAGCCCGGGCCCGGCCCGGATGAGCAGGCGCCTGCGTTCGCACAGGGGGCGCGCCCCGTCACCCTCAAGACGGAGGACCTCGAGGAGCTCGAGGGCCTGGAGGAGCTCGCGTCGGACGACAAGACGCCCACCATGGCGCTCTCCTCCGAGGAGCTCGAGGCGTTGGACGCGCTCGCCCAGCAGATAGAGGAGGCGCCGGCACCGCCCCCCTCCGCCGAGGAGCTCCAGGCGCTGGAAGCCCTCGAGCCCACCGTCGAGAGGGCGACACCGCTGCCCTCCGCCGAGGAGCTCGAGGCGCTGGAGGCGCTCGCGCCCGCCACCGAGGCGCCGGCTCCCCCCCCGCCACCGAGGCCTTCGAGGCGTTGGAGGCGCTCGCGCCCGCCGCCGAGGCGCCAGCACCGGCCGCGGTCCAGGAGACGGCCTCGGATCCCGAGCCCGGGCTCGCCCTGCCCTTCGGAGAGCGCGAGAAGGTGTGGAACAAGCCGGCCGCGTCCGGCCCCGGCCGCCGTCCCCCGCCCGAGTGGTCGCTCTCCGGAGACCTGA
- a CDS encoding VOC family protein codes for MDVQGFHHLAIQVRDVEKVTAFYREVLGFSELKRHHRPDGSLRSIWVEVPGGGFLALEEVTGQPEPGPFRNEQPGLFLLAFRISKAGRAGAVEALARAGVPLENETRWTVYVRDPEGNRVALSHHPED; via the coding sequence ATGGACGTTCAGGGCTTCCACCATCTGGCCATCCAGGTTCGGGACGTAGAAAAGGTCACCGCCTTCTACCGGGAGGTGCTGGGCTTTTCTGAGCTCAAAAGGCACCACCGGCCGGACGGCTCGCTGCGCAGCATCTGGGTCGAGGTGCCGGGAGGCGGTTTCCTGGCCCTGGAGGAGGTGACGGGGCAGCCCGAGCCGGGCCCCTTCCGCAACGAGCAGCCGGGCCTCTTCCTGCTGGCCTTCCGCATCTCCAAGGCCGGGCGGGCGGGGGCGGTGGAGGCCCTGGCCCGGGCCGGGGTGCCGCTGGAGAACGAGACGCGCTGGACGGTGTACGTCCGGGACCCCGAGGGGAACCGGGTGGCGCTCAGTCACCACCCGGAGGACTGA
- a CDS encoding general secretion pathway protein GspE — MRLGELLLQENVITPEALEEALESQVVHGGRLGTNLVELGLLSEQELARLLGKQHNVASASGEMVPDPRALELVDINEADEKDYLPMRVDATRMSVAVINPQDLETLDALAFRTGKRVVPVVIPEFRMNQLQRRYCKAFRAMRAIDMNAVRPSRAQQEAQKAAAAEQSPDLISEEEFQSLYARALTGGGAPPGAEPVLDLVEMVEDEAPAPIVEGYVTEAPVELPPLEVPELLPEALVLEEAPPPVAPPKPPPPVPAPPPVASVRPRAPVVAPEPPPTPLTFAEAQAELGRSLDREQVATTVLRFALGKWKRSLLLSVQGNLVTGWRGMGQGVREAAVKRIGIGLQAPSTFRLVRDTRSHYVGPVRRDAASGLFYKLLGGDYPTTAVILPLLVRGKLVHLLYVDNGPGQLTPPDVGELLILSQGVNRSYEAMIRRRKSA; from the coding sequence ATGCGCCTGGGCGAACTGCTCCTTCAGGAAAACGTCATCACCCCCGAGGCGCTGGAGGAGGCGCTCGAGTCCCAGGTCGTCCATGGCGGCCGGCTCGGGACGAACCTCGTCGAGCTGGGCCTGCTGTCCGAGCAGGAGCTGGCCCGGTTGCTGGGCAAGCAGCACAACGTGGCCTCCGCCTCGGGCGAGATGGTGCCGGATCCGCGCGCGCTGGAGCTGGTGGACATCAACGAGGCGGACGAGAAGGACTACCTGCCGATGCGGGTGGACGCCACGCGGATGAGCGTGGCGGTCATCAACCCCCAGGATCTCGAGACGCTGGATGCGCTGGCCTTCAGGACGGGCAAGCGCGTGGTGCCGGTGGTCATCCCCGAGTTCCGGATGAACCAGCTGCAGCGGCGCTACTGCAAGGCGTTCCGGGCGATGCGGGCCATCGACATGAACGCCGTGCGGCCCTCGCGCGCGCAGCAGGAGGCGCAGAAGGCGGCCGCGGCGGAGCAATCCCCGGACCTCATCAGCGAGGAGGAGTTCCAGTCGCTCTACGCGCGGGCGCTCACCGGTGGGGGGGCGCCCCCGGGGGCGGAGCCGGTGTTGGACCTGGTGGAGATGGTGGAGGACGAGGCCCCGGCCCCGATCGTCGAGGGGTACGTGACCGAGGCGCCGGTGGAGCTGCCGCCCCTGGAGGTGCCGGAGCTGTTGCCGGAAGCGCTGGTGCTGGAGGAGGCCCCGCCCCCGGTGGCACCGCCGAAGCCGCCGCCGCCTGTCCCCGCGCCGCCCCCGGTGGCGTCCGTGCGGCCCCGCGCGCCGGTGGTGGCGCCGGAGCCGCCGCCCACGCCGCTCACCTTCGCGGAGGCGCAGGCGGAGCTGGGGCGCAGCCTGGATCGCGAGCAGGTGGCCACCACGGTGCTGCGCTTCGCGCTGGGCAAGTGGAAGCGCAGCCTGCTGTTGAGCGTGCAGGGCAACCTGGTGACGGGCTGGCGCGGCATGGGGCAGGGGGTGCGCGAGGCCGCGGTGAAGCGCATCGGCATTGGCCTGCAGGCGCCGAGCACCTTCCGGCTGGTGCGCGACACGCGCTCGCACTACGTGGGCCCGGTGCGCCGGGACGCGGCCTCGGGCCTCTTCTACAAGTTGCTGGGAGGCGACTACCCGACGACGGCCGTCATCCTCCCGCTGCTGGTGCGCGGCAAGCTGGTGCACCTGCTGTACGTGGACAACGGGCCCGGACAGCTCACCCCGCCCGACGTGGGTGAGCTGCTCATCCTCTCGCAGGGCGTGAACCGCTCGTACGAGGCGATGATCCGGCGCCGCAAGAGCGCGTGA
- a CDS encoding serine/threonine protein kinase: protein MSQVRYHPLGPLLAGEGSRAFLGLALAEGASPRPVVLVWAPPDVTRDSELSAQLERETQRAAVLEHPNILRVHGLVPLEAGLARITEFADGESLRRLLEVRPRIPAAFAALIVSDVAMGVHYAHLAGNDDGTPLVHGDLRPETVMVSFNGVCKVTGYGALNVAPRERNGRRVRNRRNYSAPEQLMGGREAVTARTDVFLLGLLLHECLSGRMPFQDAQDSDQAVINRQLPPLPSDVPRALAEVVRVATAKRGNERYATPLEFREAVVAAVEGGLPSAETFSEFLSQLFPPDRDARATRRQMLEIGLADVARRTSSTGMPAVAPTRPSGNTATVAPSRPITGSIPPVVLDEATQNAEADFHDVPFEQDDEVALDSVMELTGRHTRPGVAKPLPPREEPRAPELQEEPRTPPLAEPPRPLAAEEPETPRPPAARRAPPAPPAEEEDDAPVPRKRRSRLPLLAGALATVAAAAGGFFYWQQQQQAAETPAAAPMASAAQARPKPPPAVAPAPEKPVEPATAQAALEGDAGTLPAQGAAPAVALAAGSSPSAPGGAVVPASGTLPATPPASASPEAPAAQTPVVTTRLQLLVMPPVEVSLEGKRLGKTPLMVPLAPGAYTLELSNKTKGVRTTRAITVQPQGTTKQRILLGRGTVLVRAPAGSRIFLNGRKAGPKLSLYEGEHQLVVTTGKARWEKSFRLEPRQRVTFDVAHEKP, encoded by the coding sequence ATGAGTCAGGTTCGCTATCACCCGCTCGGGCCCCTGCTGGCCGGCGAGGGCTCTCGTGCCTTCCTCGGGCTGGCGCTCGCGGAAGGTGCCTCGCCCCGTCCGGTGGTGCTCGTCTGGGCACCTCCCGACGTCACCCGGGACTCCGAGCTGTCCGCCCAGCTGGAGCGCGAGACACAGCGCGCCGCCGTCCTGGAGCACCCCAACATCCTGCGCGTCCACGGGCTGGTGCCCCTGGAGGCCGGGCTCGCCCGCATCACCGAGTTCGCCGATGGCGAGTCGCTGCGCCGGCTGTTGGAGGTGCGTCCGCGCATTCCCGCCGCCTTCGCCGCGCTGATCGTCTCGGACGTGGCCATGGGCGTGCACTACGCCCACCTGGCCGGCAACGACGACGGCACGCCGCTCGTCCACGGAGACCTGCGCCCGGAGACCGTCATGGTCTCCTTCAATGGCGTGTGCAAGGTGACGGGCTACGGGGCCCTCAACGTCGCCCCGCGCGAGCGCAACGGCCGGCGCGTGCGCAACCGCCGCAACTACAGCGCCCCCGAGCAGCTCATGGGCGGCCGCGAGGCCGTCACCGCCCGCACCGACGTGTTCCTCCTGGGCCTGCTGCTGCACGAGTGCCTCTCGGGGCGCATGCCCTTCCAGGACGCGCAGGACTCGGATCAGGCCGTCATCAACCGCCAGCTGCCGCCCCTGCCCTCGGATGTGCCGCGCGCCCTCGCCGAGGTGGTGCGCGTCGCCACCGCCAAGCGCGGCAACGAGCGCTACGCCACCCCCCTCGAGTTCCGCGAGGCCGTGGTGGCCGCCGTGGAGGGGGGGCTGCCCTCCGCGGAGACGTTCTCCGAGTTCCTCTCCCAGCTCTTCCCGCCCGACCGGGACGCCCGCGCCACCCGGCGGCAGATGCTGGAGATCGGCCTGGCGGACGTGGCCCGCCGCACCTCGAGCACGGGGATGCCGGCCGTGGCCCCCACGCGCCCTTCCGGCAACACCGCCACCGTCGCTCCCTCGCGCCCCATCACCGGCAGCATCCCTCCCGTCGTCCTCGACGAGGCGACGCAGAACGCGGAGGCCGACTTCCATGACGTCCCCTTCGAGCAGGATGACGAGGTGGCCCTGGACTCGGTGATGGAGCTCACCGGCCGCCACACCCGCCCCGGAGTCGCCAAACCCCTTCCGCCTCGCGAGGAGCCCCGCGCCCCGGAGCTCCAGGAAGAGCCCCGCACGCCGCCCCTCGCCGAGCCGCCCCGTCCTCTTGCCGCGGAGGAGCCCGAGACGCCCCGCCCACCGGCCGCCCGCCGGGCGCCCCCCGCGCCCCCGGCCGAAGAGGAGGACGACGCGCCCGTCCCCAGGAAGCGGCGCTCGCGCCTGCCACTGCTCGCCGGGGCGCTGGCCACCGTCGCGGCCGCCGCGGGAGGCTTCTTCTATTGGCAGCAGCAACAGCAGGCCGCGGAGACCCCCGCGGCCGCTCCCATGGCCTCCGCCGCCCAGGCCAGACCCAAGCCGCCCCCTGCCGTGGCCCCGGCTCCGGAGAAGCCCGTGGAGCCCGCCACCGCGCAGGCCGCGCTGGAGGGAGACGCGGGGACGCTCCCGGCCCAGGGCGCGGCTCCGGCCGTGGCCCTCGCGGCGGGCTCATCTCCGTCCGCGCCGGGAGGCGCCGTGGTGCCCGCTTCGGGGACACTGCCCGCCACCCCGCCCGCCTCCGCGAGCCCCGAGGCGCCCGCCGCCCAGACGCCCGTGGTGACGACCAGACTCCAGCTCCTCGTGATGCCACCGGTGGAGGTGTCACTGGAGGGCAAGCGGCTCGGCAAGACACCGCTGATGGTGCCGCTGGCACCCGGTGCCTACACCCTGGAGCTGAGCAACAAGACCAAGGGCGTGCGCACCACCCGCGCCATCACCGTCCAGCCCCAGGGCACGACGAAGCAGCGCATCCTCCTGGGCAGGGGCACCGTGCTGGTGCGCGCCCCCGCCGGCTCGCGCATCTTCCTCAATGGACGCAAGGCGGGCCCGAAGCTGTCGCTCTACGAGGGCGAGCACCAGCTCGTCGTCACCACCGGCAAGGCGCGCTGGGAGAAGTCCTTCCGGCTCGAGCCCCGCCAGCGCGTGACGTTCGACGTAGCACACGAGAAACCGTAA